The nucleotide sequence AATGCTTTCTCTTtatatccagcagatggagaagtcAGACAGGAAGGGGAGAAGAAGGAGAATCGAAAAGAACATCCTACAAAAGTGGAACTGATCCCAAAAGAATCAGGAAATGCCTCTGAGAATGTTGCCCAGGGGAGTAAGAAgagaaaaattagaaaacaaaatcaGGAATCAGAGGAGAAGCCGAGCGACGCTGCAGGAGCCTCGCCGGATGCAGTCCCTGAGTGTGAGGGAAGGGACGTGGAGCTCACAGATATCCCTGAGCACCAGAGCCACCCgagagcagagagacccttccAAAGTACTAGTGATCACATGACTTCTGACCACCACcagagaaaagggaaagagaagaaaccCTTAGTGTTTGTAAGCAGTGGGAAAAAGACAGGAAGAAAACCACTTTTTAGTGGAGCGAGACTatttaaatgtactgagtgtAGTAAAGCCTTCAGGTGGCAGTCATATCTCATAagacaccagaaaatccacactggggAGAGACCTTTTAAATGCCCTGAATGCAGTAAAAGCTTTAATCAGAAGGCACACCTCATAAACCACCAGAAAACCCACACAGTGGAGAGACCATTTACATGCCGTGAATGTAGTAAAACCTTCACATGGAAGAGAAGCCTCATAatccaccagaaaatccacacaggagagaggccatttaaatgtactgagtgtgataaaaccTTCACGCAGACGAGACACCTCATAagccaccagaaaatccacacaggagagagaccatttaaatgtactgagtgtAGTGAAACATTCATATGGAAGATAACTCTCATGAAACACCAGAAAATGCACGCAGCAGAGAGACCATTTAAATGCACTGGGTGTAGTAAAGCCTTCATATGGAAGTCAGGTTTCATaaaccaccagaaaatccacacaggagagaggccatttaaatgtactgagtgtgataaaaccTTCAGGCAGAAGGGACACCTCATAAACCACCAGAAaagccacacaggagagagaccatttaaatgtactgagtgtAGTAAATCCTTCACGTGGAAGAGAGACCTCATAAACCACCAGAAaagccacacaggagagagacaatttaaatgtactgagtgtAGTAAAACCTTCATACTGAAGACAAGCCTCATAatgcaccagaaaatccacacaggagagagaccatttaaatgtactgaatgtagtAAAACCTTCAAACAGAAGAAAGATCTCAGAAGACACCAGAAactccacacaggagagagaccttttaAATGCCCTGAATGCAGTAAAAGCTTTAAGCGGAAGACAAGCCTCATTCGCCACCAGAAAATCCATACACGGGAGAG is from Rhinatrema bivittatum chromosome 2, aRhiBiv1.1, whole genome shotgun sequence and encodes:
- the LOC115083520 gene encoding gastrula zinc finger protein XlCGF57.1-like isoform X1, yielding MKENYETLISLADGEVRQEGEKKENRKEHPTKVELIPKESGNASENVAQGSKKRKIRKQNQESEEKPSDAAGASPDAVPECEGRDVELTDIPEHQSHPRAERPFQSTSDHMTSDHHQRKGKEKKPLVFVSSGKKTGRKPLFSGARLFKCTECSKAFRWQSYLIRHQKIHTGERPFKCPECSKSFNQKAHLINHQKTHTVERPFTCRECSKTFTWKRSLIIHQKIHTGERPFKCTECDKTFTQTRHLISHQKIHTGERPFKCTECSETFIWKITLMKHQKMHAAERPFKCTGCSKAFIWKSGFINHQKIHTGERPFKCTECDKTFRQKGHLINHQKSHTGERPFKCTECSKSFTWKRDLINHQKSHTGERQFKCTECSKTFILKTSLIMHQKIHTGERPFKCTECSKTFKQKKDLRRHQKLHTGERPFKCPECSKSFKRKTSLIRHQKIHTRERAFQCTECSKAFIWQTGLINHQKNHAGERPFKCTECSKAYI
- the LOC115083520 gene encoding gastrula zinc finger protein XlCGF57.1-like isoform X2 → MKENYETLISLDGEVRQEGEKKENRKEHPTKVELIPKESGNASENVAQGSKKRKIRKQNQESEEKPSDAAGASPDAVPECEGRDVELTDIPEHQSHPRAERPFQSTSDHMTSDHHQRKGKEKKPLVFVSSGKKTGRKPLFSGARLFKCTECSKAFRWQSYLIRHQKIHTGERPFKCPECSKSFNQKAHLINHQKTHTVERPFTCRECSKTFTWKRSLIIHQKIHTGERPFKCTECDKTFTQTRHLISHQKIHTGERPFKCTECSETFIWKITLMKHQKMHAAERPFKCTGCSKAFIWKSGFINHQKIHTGERPFKCTECDKTFRQKGHLINHQKSHTGERPFKCTECSKSFTWKRDLINHQKSHTGERQFKCTECSKTFILKTSLIMHQKIHTGERPFKCTECSKTFKQKKDLRRHQKLHTGERPFKCPECSKSFKRKTSLIRHQKIHTRERAFQCTECSKAFIWQTGLINHQKNHAGERPFKCTECSKAYI